A genomic stretch from Bifidobacterium sp. ESL0769 includes:
- the trmD gene encoding tRNA (guanosine(37)-N1)-methyltransferase TrmD gives MKIDIVSVFPEYFEALNVGLFGKAIEHGLLDVKTHDLRDWTHDVHHSVDDTPVGGGAGMVMKPEVWAECLDDLLGLEPVEVNDDDSPNISSSDIEADDAKPVLIFPNPSATLFTQRDATELSHASHLIFGCGRYEGYDARIPRYYCAQGVDVREYSIGDYVLNGGEVAVSVMLEAITRLMPGFMGNPDSIVEESYTGQNALLEHYQYTKPAVWRGMGVPDVLTSGDHGKVDRFRRDEAIAHTAQLRPDLIAQLDCKALDKADRKTLMSLDWEVSGPHPRKLDD, from the coding sequence ATGAAGATCGATATCGTGTCCGTATTCCCTGAGTATTTCGAAGCCCTCAACGTTGGCCTGTTCGGCAAGGCCATCGAACACGGACTGCTCGACGTAAAAACACATGATCTACGCGACTGGACCCACGACGTGCACCATTCCGTCGACGATACGCCGGTCGGCGGCGGTGCCGGCATGGTGATGAAGCCCGAAGTCTGGGCCGAATGCTTGGACGATTTGTTGGGCTTGGAACCTGTCGAAGTCAACGATGACGATAGCCCTAATATATCTTCATCAGATATCGAAGCCGATGATGCAAAGCCCGTCCTGATTTTCCCGAATCCTTCGGCAACGTTGTTTACCCAGCGCGACGCGACCGAGCTTTCGCATGCCAGCCACCTCATCTTCGGCTGCGGACGTTACGAGGGTTACGACGCACGTATCCCCCGCTACTACTGCGCACAAGGCGTTGACGTACGCGAATACTCCATCGGCGATTACGTACTTAACGGCGGCGAGGTGGCCGTCTCCGTGATGCTCGAAGCCATCACCCGTCTCATGCCCGGATTCATGGGCAACCCCGACTCCATCGTGGAGGAATCCTACACCGGCCAAAACGCGCTGCTAGAGCACTACCAGTACACGAAACCGGCCGTCTGGCGCGGCATGGGTGTCCCCGACGTGCTCACGAGCGGTGACCACGGCAAGGTTGATCGCTTCCGCCGTGACGAAGCCATCGCCCACACTGCTCAACTCCGCCCAGACCTCATCGCGCAGCTCGACTGCAAAGCCCTTGACAAGGCGGATCGCAAAACCCTGATGTCCTTGGACTGGGAAGTCTCTGGCCCCCACCCGCGAAAGTTGGATGACTAA
- the rsmD gene encoding 16S rRNA (guanine(966)-N(2))-methyltransferase RsmD, translating to MRVIAGRFKGFELAKAKPGTRPTTDRAKEAIFSKLEAWGVLDGACVLDLFAGTGALGIEALSRGADELVAVESAGPAAALIDKELSNLKRNRAWDSHVMKARVMRKRAERIASGYDGPAFDVIFADPPYALTTKECNQLIADLVASPAADEQTVIIFERSTRSEPLTVPENWQVSDQRHYGETEVYYIDHK from the coding sequence ATGCGTGTGATTGCGGGACGATTCAAAGGATTCGAGCTGGCCAAGGCCAAGCCGGGCACTCGGCCGACGACCGACCGGGCAAAAGAGGCCATTTTCTCCAAGCTCGAGGCGTGGGGAGTGCTCGATGGTGCTTGTGTGCTCGACTTGTTCGCTGGAACCGGAGCTCTGGGCATCGAGGCACTTTCGCGTGGTGCCGACGAGCTAGTGGCAGTGGAATCGGCTGGTCCGGCGGCTGCGCTGATCGACAAAGAACTGAGCAATCTCAAGCGCAATCGTGCATGGGATTCGCACGTGATGAAGGCCCGAGTGATGCGTAAGCGTGCCGAGCGCATCGCTTCTGGCTATGACGGCCCCGCCTTCGACGTGATTTTCGCTGATCCTCCATATGCGCTCACCACCAAGGAATGTAACCAACTCATCGCAGACTTGGTCGCATCCCCGGCCGCAGACGAACAAACAGTAATCATTTTTGAGCGTTCAACTCGTTCCGAGCCGCTGACGGTGCCTGAAAACTGGCAAGTCTCCGACCAACGCCACTACGGCGAAACCGAGGTCTACTATATTGACCACAAGTGA
- the rpsP gene encoding 30S ribosomal protein S16 — MATKIRLKRMGKKFYAFYRIVVMDERKKRDGKSIEEIGLYDPNQQPSMIKIDSDRAQYWLGVGAQPSDAVRNLLKITGDWQKFKGLPGAEGTLKTAEDGPDAAARVEAVEADAQKRKAKQSEAKAKAEAEKAAEAAKADEAKAEEAGAEEAKAEAAETEKAE, encoded by the coding sequence ATGGCTACCAAGATTCGTCTGAAGCGCATGGGTAAGAAGTTCTATGCCTTCTACCGCATTGTCGTCATGGATGAGCGCAAGAAGCGTGACGGCAAGTCGATCGAGGAGATCGGCCTGTATGATCCGAACCAACAGCCTTCGATGATCAAGATCGATTCCGATCGTGCTCAGTACTGGCTTGGCGTCGGCGCACAGCCGAGCGACGCAGTACGCAATCTTTTGAAGATCACCGGTGACTGGCAGAAGTTCAAGGGTCTGCCGGGTGCCGAGGGCACGCTGAAGACCGCTGAAGACGGCCCGGATGCCGCCGCCCGCGTCGAGGCCGTTGAAGCCGACGCTCAGAAGCGCAAGGCCAAGCAGTCCGAAGCCAAGGCGAAGGCCGAAGCTGAGAAGGCTGCAGAAGCCGCCAAAGCCGACGAAGCCAAGGCAGAGGAAGCCGGCGCCGAAGAGGCCAAGGCCGAAGCCGCTGAGACCGAGAAGGCTGAGTAA
- a CDS encoding RNA-binding protein, which yields MLAQAVEHLISNIVDFPDDVSVKSHENARGELLRVRVNPEDIGRVIGRSGRTANAIRTVVQALSDHKVRVDIMDVRK from the coding sequence ATGCTCGCGCAAGCTGTGGAACATCTCATTTCCAATATCGTCGACTTTCCCGATGATGTGTCGGTGAAGTCCCACGAAAACGCCCGCGGCGAACTGTTGCGGGTGCGTGTGAACCCTGAAGACATCGGGCGCGTGATCGGTCGTTCCGGCCGCACCGCCAATGCAATTCGTACCGTGGTGCAGGCGTTGTCCGACCACAAGGTGCGCGTCGACATCATGGATGTTCGCAAGTGA
- the rimM gene encoding ribosome maturation factor RimM (Essential for efficient processing of 16S rRNA) translates to MSQQADPQQRELLRVCRIGRAQGLKGEVNARTFTDEPELRFAPGSVLYTKDGSRTYTIAHSRTFKDRWILHFEGVDNRDASEALNGLELYIEADDPEEMAEEDAWYPKDLIGLEARVADNPANGIDAGKSGNVIGKVVDVIDGPAQSLLKIRLATPVVEQKDGSFAPASLDGADKDTDDKIIKTALVPFVDELVPDIDLDEHYLTLDPPVGLIPGL, encoded by the coding sequence ATTTCGCAGCAGGCAGACCCTCAGCAGCGTGAACTGTTGAGGGTCTGCCGTATCGGACGTGCGCAAGGGCTCAAAGGCGAGGTCAATGCGCGTACGTTCACCGACGAACCGGAACTGCGGTTTGCACCCGGATCCGTTTTATATACCAAAGACGGCTCACGAACTTACACCATCGCTCATTCCCGGACGTTCAAGGACCGCTGGATTCTACATTTCGAGGGCGTTGACAATCGTGATGCTTCCGAAGCTTTAAACGGATTGGAGCTTTACATCGAAGCCGATGACCCTGAGGAAATGGCAGAAGAAGACGCCTGGTATCCCAAAGATCTTATCGGACTGGAGGCTCGCGTCGCCGACAATCCTGCCAATGGAATCGACGCTGGCAAGTCCGGCAATGTCATTGGAAAAGTTGTGGACGTCATCGACGGCCCTGCACAATCACTGCTGAAAATCCGCTTGGCCACGCCCGTTGTCGAGCAAAAAGACGGCAGTTTCGCTCCCGCCTCTCTCGATGGGGCCGACAAAGATACTGACGATAAAATCATCAAAACGGCTTTAGTTCCGTTTGTCGACGAACTCGTACCGGATATCGATTTGGATGAACATTATCTGACTCTGGATCCGCCTGTCGGTCTGATTCCGGGGCTGTGA